A single Candidatus Poribacteria bacterium DNA region contains:
- a CDS encoding WD40 repeat domain-containing protein yields MKVKTTFLFTLTLLIVSCVSICPGFAQDMAYTQLSLPEGAKARLGKGSVGEVTYSPDGLLLAVGTNIGIWLYDAKTFQELALLAGQMDWVYSLSFSPDGKTLASGGADMDCTVRLWDVGTGAVKATLTGHLGGVKSLSFSPDGMILASASYDSTVRLWDVATGTLKSTLTGHTSGVSDVLFSPDGKTIVSDAWSYEDTARLWDVATGTLKSTFTGHTSGVHSLSFSPDGKTLTGCSNRTVFLWDVETGVVKLTLTGHKYRVNSVAFSPDGKTLAGCSNKTIFLWDVETGSVKAKLLGHTAMVSHVLFSPDGKTLVSANQGKGDHAIFFWDVATGSLKAKLAGHTGTANSILFSPDGKTLASRSPDGEVHLWDVGTNSVKARLDTDRVRSIAFSPDGKTLASANTDGQVHLWNVATGSVKTVLTGYRGWVRRVSFNPDGAILAGVNYYNGEVILWDVAAGSVKAKLARPTGEVRSVLFSPDGTTLAGVTWNPKDYGDYDYKVFLWDVETGKRKRILDTHSRIRRIAFSPDGTVLVSLSYDSEVRLWDVETGALKTELGAPNGDVRSVAFSPDGKTLASGSRDAGDDAVLLWDVATGALKAKFAGHSGSVYSVSFSPDGKTLASGDAWPDYKVFLWDVATGELKAKFAGHSGSVYNVLFSPDGKTLASRSRDRTVLLWK; encoded by the coding sequence ATGAAAGTAAAGACGACGTTTTTGTTCACCTTGACGCTCCTAATAGTTTCGTGCGTCAGTATCTGCCCTGGGTTCGCGCAGGATATGGCATATACGCAACTCAGTTTACCTGAGGGTGCCAAAGCGCGTCTCGGTAAAGGGAGCGTGGGAGAGGTAACGTATTCTCCAGACGGTTTGTTGCTTGCGGTAGGAACGAACATCGGTATATGGTTGTATGATGCCAAAACATTCCAAGAACTTGCCTTGCTCGCTGGGCAGATGGATTGGGTCTATAGTTTATCGTTCAGTCCGGATGGCAAAACACTTGCCAGCGGTGGTGCGGATATGGACTGTACAGTTCGTTTGTGGGATGTAGGGACGGGGGCTGTGAAAGCGACCCTCACTGGACATCTGGGCGGGGTCAAAAGCCTATCGTTCAGTCCCGATGGCATGATACTTGCAAGTGCAAGTTATGATAGTACGGTTCGTCTCTGGGATGTCGCGACGGGCACCCTCAAATCCACACTCACAGGGCATACAAGCGGAGTCAGTGATGTGCTGTTCAGTCCGGATGGTAAGACAATCGTCAGTGATGCTTGGAGTTATGAGGATACGGCGCGCTTGTGGGACGTTGCGACGGGCACCCTCAAATCCACATTCACAGGGCATACAAGCGGGGTCCATAGTCTATCGTTCAGTCCCGATGGCAAGACGCTCACAGGATGTTCAAATAGGACAGTATTTTTGTGGGATGTTGAGACAGGTGTGGTAAAATTGACACTCACTGGTCATAAGTATAGGGTCAACAGTGTAGCCTTCAGTCCCGATGGCAAGACACTCGCAGGGTGTTCAAACAAAACAATATTTTTGTGGGATGTTGAGACAGGTTCAGTGAAAGCGAAACTCTTAGGGCATACGGCTATGGTCAGTCATGTATTGTTCAGCCCGGATGGAAAGACACTGGTAAGCGCGAATCAGGGCAAAGGTGACCACGCTATTTTTTTCTGGGACGTTGCGACGGGCAGTCTCAAGGCGAAACTCGCCGGGCATACAGGCACTGCCAATAGTATCTTGTTCAGTCCGGATGGCAAGACACTTGCCAGCCGGAGTCCGGATGGTGAGGTGCATTTATGGGACGTTGGTACAAATTCGGTGAAAGCGAGACTTGATACGGATCGGGTCAGGAGTATAGCGTTCAGTCCGGATGGCAAGACACTTGCCAGCGCGAATACGGACGGGCAGGTTCATTTATGGAACGTTGCGACGGGTTCGGTGAAAACGGTGCTCACCGGGTATAGAGGCTGGGTCAGGCGTGTATCATTCAATCCAGATGGAGCTATACTTGCCGGTGTGAATTATTATAACGGCGAGGTTATTTTATGGGATGTTGCGGCGGGTTCGGTGAAAGCGAAACTCGCGAGACCTACAGGTGAGGTCAGGAGTGTCTTGTTCAGTCCAGACGGCACGACACTCGCTGGTGTAACTTGGAACCCGAAAGACTATGGCGACTATGACTATAAGGTTTTTTTATGGGACGTTGAAACGGGTAAACGCAAAAGGATACTCGATACCCATAGTAGAATCAGGCGTATAGCGTTCAGCCCAGATGGTACGGTACTTGTCAGTTTAAGTTATGATAGTGAGGTCCGTTTATGGGACGTAGAGACAGGTGCCCTCAAAACGGAACTCGGCGCGCCTAACGGTGATGTCAGGAGTGTCGCGTTCAGCCCAGATGGCAAGACCCTCGCAAGTGGAAGTCGGGACGCAGGGGACGATGCGGTTCTTTTGTGGGATGTTGCAACAGGTGCCCTCAAAGCGAAGTTTGCGGGGCATTCGGGCAGTGTCTATAGCGTCTCGTTCAGTCCGGATGGTAAAACGCTCGCAAGTGGGGATGCGTGGCCCGACTATAAGGTTTTTTTGTGGGACGTTGCGACGGGTGAGTTGAAAGCGAAGTTTGCGGGTCATTCGGGTAGTGTCTATAATGTATTGTTCAGTCCGGATGGCAAGACCCTTGCAAGTAGAAGTCGGGACCGTACGGTACTTCTGTGGAAGTGA
- a CDS encoding leucine-rich repeat domain-containing protein produces MKKLNFCALIFLAIGCLFYAGAEEPHWMPDPNLYMAIREKLGLPDKVPLTKDNIKQLTHLEAQNREIRSIQGLEFAENLEVGLNLGGNLIQDITPLRRLTKLRGLVLLGNQVSDLSPLEPLTSLLYFNAAHNPISDLRVLSNLIHLEDLDLAACQISDVTPLAGLKNLKILILGSNLITDVSPLVNLTELEVLNIIDNPIWNFSALQHLNLTRFASNMFCKIPSLPVEERILTRSFPSVFKAWDSLIIAGLPKHGGIDYHDLAFNLTFGLNWHTTPSQSTRGLATQVAGNLEAAQDERDRLLALNPNIVSLQHIIIHGVSPSEFPPDSDFLLRDDRGEIVYSEIINAAMINLMNPKVQDHFIERIVNIAECGLYDGIMIDGFAWNATGFVGRDVYPHTNEEIIAATTRILREGRNRVRKDFLILVNAGRSKPTAYAEYIDGSFMELGRDHPEGYTYRELIEIEDILLWNEENLRSPQINCLEGEGIGTEPPDSPENRRWMRLFTTMGLTHSDGYVLYNTGKRNYGGPDHEHIWYDFWDADLDRPVSGAETKGQRYDNRDGVFIREFTNGWAVYNRSGKAQEISLPMQTTGVASSIASITHTLPDLDGEIYLKQATQPSADVNGDGTVNILDLVVVANAFGEAEPDLNNDGVVNILDLVIVANAFGD; encoded by the coding sequence ATGAAAAAGCTTAATTTCTGTGCGCTTATTTTCTTAGCGATTGGCTGTCTATTTTACGCTGGCGCAGAAGAACCGCACTGGATGCCGGATCCGAACCTGTACATGGCAATCCGAGAAAAACTCGGGTTGCCTGATAAAGTGCCGTTGACTAAAGACAATATTAAACAGTTGACACATCTTGAAGCACAGAACAGAGAGATTCGTTCAATACAGGGATTAGAATTCGCTGAGAATCTGGAAGTGGGTCTCAATCTTGGAGGAAATCTCATACAAGATATAACGCCGCTGCGACGCTTAACAAAATTACGTGGATTAGTTCTGCTTGGTAATCAAGTCTCAGATTTATCGCCATTAGAACCTTTAACCTCCCTTTTATATTTCAATGCAGCCCACAATCCTATAAGCGACCTCAGAGTGCTGTCAAACCTCATCCATTTAGAAGATTTAGATTTGGCAGCTTGTCAAATCTCGGATGTAACTCCCCTTGCTGGATTGAAAAACCTAAAAATACTAATCCTTGGCAGTAATTTGATCACAGATGTCAGTCCATTAGTAAATCTCACCGAGTTGGAAGTGTTGAATATTATAGATAATCCTATCTGGAATTTCAGTGCCTTGCAGCATTTGAATCTGACCAGATTTGCGTCTAACATGTTTTGTAAAATACCGTCTTTACCTGTTGAAGAACGTATCTTAACACGATCATTTCCATCTGTTTTTAAGGCGTGGGATAGTCTCATAATTGCAGGGTTACCTAAACATGGCGGTATAGATTATCATGATCTCGCTTTCAATCTGACTTTTGGGCTTAATTGGCACACAACTCCGAGTCAGAGCACACGCGGCTTGGCGACTCAGGTTGCGGGTAATTTAGAAGCTGCGCAAGATGAACGTGATAGGCTTCTTGCTCTAAATCCGAACATAGTCTCCCTTCAACACATCATTATTCATGGAGTTTCGCCATCAGAATTTCCACCGGACTCCGATTTTTTGCTTAGAGATGACAGAGGTGAAATAGTTTACAGTGAGATTATTAACGCGGCAATGATAAACCTTATGAATCCGAAGGTGCAGGATCATTTCATTGAACGAATTGTGAATATTGCTGAGTGTGGACTTTATGATGGCATTATGATTGACGGGTTTGCTTGGAATGCTACTGGTTTTGTCGGACGAGATGTCTATCCTCATACTAATGAAGAAATCATCGCTGCAACAACCCGTATATTGCGTGAGGGTCGAAACCGGGTTCGGAAGGACTTTCTGATACTTGTTAATGCTGGTAGATCGAAACCAACAGCCTATGCTGAATACATTGACGGAAGTTTTATGGAACTTGGTAGAGATCATCCAGAAGGTTACACTTATCGTGAACTCATTGAAATTGAAGACATACTACTTTGGAATGAAGAAAACCTACGCTCCCCGCAGATCAATTGTTTGGAGGGTGAAGGGATTGGCACAGAACCGCCTGATAGTCCTGAGAACCGACGTTGGATGCGATTATTCACTACAATGGGATTAACACACTCTGATGGTTACGTGCTTTACAATACTGGTAAGCGAAATTACGGCGGACCTGACCATGAACATATTTGGTATGATTTCTGGGATGCCGATCTTGATCGTCCTGTCAGTGGGGCAGAAACAAAAGGGCAGCGTTACGACAACCGAGACGGCGTATTTATCCGAGAGTTCACCAACGGCTGGGCGGTCTATAATCGTAGTGGTAAGGCGCAAGAGATTAGCCTCCCGATGCAAACCACCGGTGTCGCAAGTAGTATCGCAAGCATAACACACACGCTGCCCGATTTAGATGGTGAAATCTATCTAAAACAAGCAACCCAACCTTCTGCGGATGTCAATGGCGATGGAACGGTGAACATCCTCGATTTGGTCGTTGTGGCGAATGCTTTTGGCGAAGCAGAACCCGACCTCAATAATGATGGTGTTGTCAATATCCTCGATTTGGTGATTGTCGCGAATGCATTTGGGGACTAA
- a CDS encoding sigma-70 family RNA polymerase sigma factor has protein sequence MIEEDVQLIHRILSGDEAAFTALVRKYQKSVHALAWRKIGDFHYAEEITQDIFLQVYNKLSTLKDPRQFAGWLYVMTSRHCSNWRRNNKARLQLLETIAMDAVDKSAYARYISEQREAESVENRQKLVKRLIDKLPESERTVMTLYYLGEMTTREISRFLGVSVHTITSRLQRARRRLQQDETLLIQEMLGSFRLSVDLAETITQKIADMKPVASPPTKSPIPWLAVGVAAILVVLMLGLSNKYLIRFQQPYSFEAASEPTIEIIEAPIVLDTDAKPALHSQVGRAIMTHKTNSPGLQDSETVSAPGAQVHPEKTVSWMPDPALRAAIREELALPAAVPLTQEMLLVLQRLHAGEKGITDLKGLEFAQNLVDLHLGDEGNAIINLKPLATLTNLTYLNVGGNQVTDLRPLANLTHLTGLSLWNNQVNDISPLASLTALTYLNLADNYVDDLSPLANLVNLKKLDLFDNNLQNVVPLADLRNLNHLILTENHIRDFSPLIGLTHLQILWIKGNPIKDLRPLSELHLTDLKYDGVANHATRTQPSEAWMPDPVLRAVVRGELGLLPEIPLTKEEMLRLDSLDVHGKGVFDITGLAFATNLRDLRLSRNPITDLRPLANLTKLKDLHIGDISLPMANLELHPLANLTNLERLLLHRSGVLDLTPLSGLTKLRTLSIEGNPITDLRPLYRLNLRELDASHCPLIDLHQLARLTSLEYICLEYSGISDIRPLSALTNLHILDIRYNAIEDIHPLSGLTALRTLWVQGNPITDFTPIPKLNLTDFKYDAIQQMAQQTNSAEVWMPDAALRIAVRGEIGLLPNMPLTKEKMLQLQELNISDKGIHNIRGLEFATNLRELNLSRNSITDLYPLTTLMNLKVLNISGLMPNTPNLDLHALTNLINLERLWLANSKVSDVRPLAALKRLRILDISGNAIGDISPLAGLVALRTLQVQGNPITDFTPLIELNLIDPR, from the coding sequence ATGATAGAAGAAGATGTTCAACTCATCCACAGAATTTTGTCGGGCGATGAGGCAGCTTTCACTGCTTTGGTCCGAAAATATCAGAAAAGTGTACATGCTTTGGCGTGGCGGAAGATCGGTGATTTCCACTATGCTGAAGAGATTACGCAAGACATTTTCCTCCAAGTCTATAACAAACTTTCAACGCTTAAGGATCCGCGCCAATTCGCTGGCTGGCTTTATGTTATGACAAGTCGGCACTGTAGCAACTGGCGGCGCAACAATAAAGCAAGGCTACAATTGCTGGAGACGATCGCTATGGACGCAGTTGATAAATCTGCATACGCGCGTTATATATCAGAGCAACGCGAAGCTGAATCTGTTGAAAACCGCCAGAAGCTTGTCAAGAGATTGATTGATAAACTTCCTGAGAGCGAACGTACTGTCATGACGCTCTACTATCTCGGTGAAATGACGACGCGAGAGATTAGCAGATTTCTGGGTGTCTCTGTGCATACAATTACCAGCCGCCTGCAGCGGGCACGACGACGTTTACAGCAGGACGAGACACTCTTGATACAAGAAATGCTCGGGAGTTTCCGACTCTCTGTCGACCTCGCAGAAACCATCACGCAGAAAATTGCCGATATGAAACCGGTCGCGTCGCCCCCTACAAAATCCCCTATTCCGTGGCTCGCCGTCGGCGTGGCTGCAATTTTGGTGGTGCTGATGCTAGGACTTAGCAACAAATACCTCATACGGTTTCAGCAACCGTATAGTTTTGAGGCAGCATCGGAACCGACCATCGAAATCATTGAAGCACCCATTGTCCTTGACACTGACGCAAAACCGGCACTTCACTCTCAAGTCGGACGCGCTATCATGACCCATAAGACCAATAGTCCCGGATTACAAGATTCCGAAACAGTTTCAGCACCAGGTGCACAGGTGCATCCAGAGAAGACCGTCTCATGGATGCCCGACCCAGCATTACGTGCCGCCATTCGGGAGGAACTCGCACTTCCGGCAGCCGTGCCCTTAACGCAGGAGATGCTGCTGGTGCTGCAGCGTCTACACGCCGGTGAAAAAGGTATCACTGATTTAAAGGGCTTGGAATTTGCCCAAAATTTAGTGGATTTACATTTAGGCGATGAGGGTAACGCTATCATCAACTTAAAACCCCTCGCTACGCTCACCAACCTGACCTATCTCAATGTAGGCGGTAACCAAGTCACAGACCTGAGACCGCTCGCGAACCTGACGCATTTAACCGGGCTTAGCCTCTGGAATAACCAAGTAAACGATATATCTCCACTCGCTTCCTTGACTGCGCTTACTTACCTGAATTTGGCTGACAATTACGTAGACGATCTCAGTCCACTCGCGAATCTGGTAAACTTAAAAAAATTAGACCTTTTTGACAACAATTTGCAAAATGTGGTGCCGCTCGCAGACTTGAGAAACCTAAACCATCTGATCCTTACGGAAAACCATATTAGAGACTTTAGTCCGCTTATAGGGCTGACGCATCTACAAATATTGTGGATCAAGGGGAATCCGATAAAGGACCTGCGCCCACTCTCTGAACTGCATCTTACGGATCTGAAATACGATGGTGTAGCAAATCACGCAACACGAACGCAGCCTTCTGAGGCATGGATGCCAGATCCAGTATTGCGCGCCGTAGTTCGAGGCGAACTCGGACTCCTACCGGAGATCCCATTAACGAAAGAAGAGATGTTAAGGTTGGACTCCCTTGATGTGCACGGCAAAGGTGTCTTTGATATTACCGGTTTAGCGTTTGCCACGAATCTCAGAGATCTGCGCTTGAGTCGGAATCCAATCACAGATTTACGTCCGCTCGCAAACTTAACGAAACTTAAAGACTTACATATCGGAGATATCTCGCTCCCTATGGCGAACCTTGAACTCCATCCGCTGGCGAATTTAACGAACTTAGAGAGGCTCCTTTTGCACAGAAGCGGCGTTTTGGACCTAACACCGCTTTCGGGATTGACAAAACTGCGGACATTATCTATTGAAGGGAATCCAATCACAGATTTGCGACCCCTCTACAGATTGAATCTGAGGGAACTCGACGCGAGTCACTGTCCGCTAATAGACCTGCATCAGCTCGCGCGTCTCACCAGTTTAGAATATATCTGTCTGGAATACAGCGGTATTTCGGATATCCGTCCGCTTTCCGCGTTAACGAACCTACACATCTTGGATATTAGATATAACGCCATTGAAGACATCCATCCACTTTCTGGGTTAACTGCGCTGCGAACTTTGTGGGTACAGGGGAATCCGATCACAGATTTTACACCGATCCCGAAACTGAATCTCACGGACTTCAAATATGATGCTATCCAACAGATGGCGCAACAAACTAACTCTGCTGAAGTGTGGATGCCAGATGCTGCGTTGCGCATTGCCGTCCGCGGTGAGATTGGACTCCTACCGAATATGCCGCTTACCAAAGAGAAGATGCTACAACTGCAGGAACTCAATATCTCCGACAAAGGTATCCATAACATCCGCGGCTTAGAGTTTGCGACGAACCTCAGAGAACTTAACCTGAGTCGAAATTCGATAACAGACCTATACCCCCTGACGACTTTGATGAACCTTAAAGTCTTGAATATTTCGGGATTGATGCCCAACACACCAAATCTTGACCTACACGCACTGACGAACCTCATCAACTTGGAACGACTTTGGCTGGCGAATAGTAAGGTTTCGGATGTCCGTCCGCTTGCTGCGTTGAAGAGGCTTCGTATTTTGGATATTAGCGGCAACGCCATTGGAGACATCAGCCCCCTGGCAGGGTTAGTCGCGTTGCGGACATTGCAGGTTCAAGGGAATCCGATAACAGACTTCACACCGCTCATTGAATTGAACCTTATAGATCCAAGGTAG
- a CDS encoding leucine-rich repeat domain-containing protein: MKFLNCLLIVSLLSVCGNGYTQNNTAQNAYLIFEKYCVGCHSEGGSFAESLIIDWSLLLENGTVVPRKPEESELYRRLLGPTERGLQMPFGQPPLSDESIATIRDWILAGAPDWNVLPETDRRFITDEVILDSIHTHLQSLTPFDRASARYFTLTHLYNAGDISEDLQSYSVALSKLVNSLSWGVTVVRPKPINPEQTIFYIDLRNYEWDKNDAWTKIEQQYSYRNDFVGAEQIGLRNKLSLLQDEMECEVPVVHIDWFLATASQPPLYNEVLGLPETDRELETRLGVNVAQNIKNDPGVRVWRAGFKKSGVSTNNRVVERHASQYGAYWKSYDFAGSVGKQNILVHPLSFTHDGGEVVFNLPNGLQAYYLSDARGNRLDKAPVEIVSNPATRDPTVRNGISCIGCHTEGMKTFEDEVRQAIEQAPSPLYDRTHALRLYVEQDVMNRLVAFDKQRYEMSLVAATGETVSEIEPISRFYEIFNSTLDASHAAAALGLQTQTFLEKIQENVNLQSLGLGVLETGEIKRDTWTANFKSVVSAVNSPTIEPVPTVVISRSDEVYIPDPNLRKVLSKILIKSRDEPITLQEMQGLRIIGDETTFEKGIRDLTGLEYAINLRKLWIERNNVSDLSPIAGLTNLRELLIERNNVSDLSPIAGLTNLRELLIERNNVSDLSPIAGLTNLRELLIDYNNISDLSPIAGLTNLRELGMSANPLSDLSPLAGLTELEHLALTNHDGAHITDISALAGKEKLRTIRIWDAPVKDMSLFVNPNIEVIDLCGAGISEIPSLENAPKLREMYLLNNHISDVSVLQNLTGLERLLLAENNITDVSPLANLTNLKWLNIRDNPITDYSVLDELWKNTKIEPNGFVFSANAERVGLGNPFTFDINAQFIRNLVGWQCNLAFDANLLEAVEVTEGDFLSPDGAATLFQEGTIDNEIGLISGYKVLRLDGKGVNGSGVLLSIKFRAKNIGTAVFTPGNCLLADSEGEEIPSEAPRLEIEIKERAPLPEDEIWTGPKEDVNRDGVINILDLVLVSKNVGKPVNEAPRADINGDGVINILDLVAVAGNLDG; this comes from the coding sequence ATGAAATTCTTGAATTGTTTACTAATCGTAAGTCTACTTTCTGTTTGTGGGAACGGATATACCCAAAACAACACAGCGCAAAACGCATACCTCATTTTTGAAAAGTACTGTGTCGGCTGTCATAGTGAAGGTGGCTCCTTCGCGGAGTCACTCATTATAGACTGGTCATTGTTGCTTGAAAATGGCACAGTTGTTCCTAGAAAACCGGAGGAATCAGAGTTATACCGGCGCTTACTCGGTCCTACCGAGCGAGGGTTGCAAATGCCTTTCGGACAACCACCACTTTCAGATGAATCTATCGCCACAATTCGGGACTGGATACTCGCAGGTGCGCCAGATTGGAATGTTCTACCAGAAACAGATAGGCGTTTTATCACAGACGAGGTAATACTTGACAGCATCCACACCCATCTACAATCCCTTACGCCGTTTGATCGCGCCTCCGCGCGCTATTTCACACTCACACATCTCTATAATGCGGGTGATATATCTGAAGATCTGCAATCATACAGCGTTGCGCTTTCCAAACTTGTGAACAGCCTGTCTTGGGGGGTCACGGTTGTCCGACCGAAACCGATTAATCCGGAACAGACAATTTTTTACATAGATTTGCGAAACTATGAATGGGATAAAAACGATGCATGGACAAAGATAGAACAGCAATATTCTTACAGAAATGATTTTGTGGGAGCAGAACAGATCGGTTTACGTAATAAACTCAGCCTATTGCAGGATGAGATGGAATGTGAGGTGCCGGTGGTACATATTGATTGGTTCCTCGCAACGGCTTCACAACCCCCGCTTTACAATGAGGTGCTGGGTCTCCCTGAAACAGACCGAGAATTAGAAACACGCCTTGGTGTGAATGTTGCGCAAAACATCAAAAATGACCCTGGCGTTCGCGTCTGGCGCGCAGGATTCAAAAAGTCAGGGGTTTCTACGAACAACCGAGTCGTGGAACGACACGCCTCGCAATATGGCGCGTATTGGAAAAGCTATGATTTTGCTGGAAGTGTCGGCAAACAAAACATCCTCGTGCATCCACTTTCTTTTACTCACGACGGTGGTGAGGTCGTATTCAACCTACCGAATGGCTTGCAAGCATATTATCTGTCTGATGCGCGGGGAAACAGACTCGACAAAGCACCGGTAGAGATTGTTTCTAATCCTGCGACAAGAGATCCGACCGTTAGGAACGGCATCTCTTGTATCGGCTGTCATACCGAAGGCATGAAAACGTTTGAGGATGAAGTGCGCCAAGCTATTGAACAAGCACCGAGTCCGCTTTATGATAGAACACACGCATTGCGGCTTTATGTCGAACAGGATGTAATGAATAGACTTGTAGCCTTTGACAAACAACGTTATGAAATGTCACTTGTAGCCGCAACGGGTGAAACGGTTAGTGAAATTGAACCGATTTCTCGGTTCTATGAGATATTCAATAGCACTTTAGATGCATCGCACGCTGCCGCGGCACTCGGATTACAGACCCAGACCTTCCTGGAAAAAATACAAGAAAATGTCAATTTACAAAGTCTGGGGCTTGGTGTGTTGGAAACAGGTGAGATCAAACGCGATACATGGACAGCCAATTTCAAATCTGTTGTTTCCGCAGTGAACTCACCGACAATTGAACCCGTGCCAACTGTGGTCATATCCAGATCGGATGAGGTCTACATACCGGATCCAAACCTCCGAAAAGTACTCTCGAAAATATTAATCAAATCAAGGGATGAACCGATTACGCTCCAAGAGATGCAAGGACTCAGAATAATCGGAGATGAAACGACATTTGAGAAAGGTATTAGAGATTTAACCGGACTCGAATATGCGATAAACCTACGAAAATTGTGGATTGAGCGTAATAATGTCTCAGACCTTTCACCAATTGCGGGACTGACAAACCTACGAGAATTGTTGATTGAGCGTAATAATGTCTCAGACCTTTCACCAATTGCGGGACTGACAAACCTACGAGAATTGTTGATTGAGCGTAATAATGTCTCAGACCTTTCACCAATTGCGGGACTGACAAACCTACGAGAATTGTTGATTGATTATAATAATATCTCAGACCTTTCACCAATTGCGGGACTGACAAACCTACGAGAATTGGGTATGTCAGCGAATCCACTCTCAGACCTCTCACCTCTCGCAGGACTGACGGAATTAGAACATTTAGCTTTAACCAACCATGATGGTGCCCATATAACCGATATTTCAGCATTGGCAGGTAAAGAAAAATTGAGAACCATTCGAATATGGGATGCTCCAGTTAAGGATATGTCGCTATTCGTAAATCCTAATATTGAAGTGATAGATTTATGTGGTGCCGGAATCTCGGAAATCCCTTCTTTAGAGAATGCACCGAAGCTCAGAGAGATGTATCTGCTGAATAACCATATCTCAGATGTCTCTGTTTTGCAAAATCTAACAGGTTTAGAGAGATTGCTTTTAGCAGAAAACAATATCACAGATGTCTCGCCATTAGCAAACTTAACGAATCTGAAATGGTTAAATATTCGAGATAATCCGATAACCGATTACTCGGTTTTAGACGAACTCTGGAAGAACACCAAGATAGAGCCGAATGGATTTGTTTTTTCTGCAAACGCCGAGCGCGTCGGTCTCGGCAATCCCTTTACTTTCGACATCAATGCGCAGTTCATACGCAATTTAGTGGGTTGGCAGTGTAATCTCGCCTTTGACGCGAATCTGCTTGAAGCTGTTGAAGTTACTGAAGGTGATTTCCTCTCGCCAGATGGGGCAGCGACACTATTTCAGGAAGGCACCATCGACAATGAAATAGGACTCATTAGTGGATACAAAGTTCTACGGTTGGACGGGAAGGGGGTCAACGGAAGCGGAGTCTTACTGTCTATCAAGTTTAGAGCGAAAAACATAGGGACAGCCGTCTTTACGCCGGGTAATTGTCTTCTCGCTGATAGCGAGGGTGAAGAGATCCCTTCGGAAGCCCCAAGACTTGAGATAGAGATTAAAGAACGCGCACCATTACCAGAAGACGAGATTTGGACGGGACCCAAAGAGGACGTCAACAGAGATGGTGTCATCAATATTTTAGATCTGGTACTTGTCTCGAAAAATGTCGGTAAACCTGTAAATGAGGCACCACGCGCAGATATCAACGGGGATGGTGTCATCAATATTCTTGATCTTGTCGCTGTCGCAGGAAATTTGGATGGATAA